Proteins encoded together in one Panthera uncia isolate 11264 chromosome A2, Puncia_PCG_1.0, whole genome shotgun sequence window:
- the CHST13 gene encoding carbohydrate sulfotransferase 13, which yields MGRRCWRRRALAAACLGAALLLLGAAPRALRPAFENSLGSGWLSGKRRSPLQILYDVDQGPRSAMAEVHRQRRDLLRRACSRHTRRQRLLGPEDLRHVLVDDAHGLLYCYVPKVACTNWKRVLLALSGRARGDPRAIPAHEAHAPGRLPSLADFSPAEINRRLRAYLAFLFVREPFERLASAYRNKLARPYSAAFQRRYGTRIVRRLRPRAHPDALARGHDVRFAEFLAYLLDPRTRREEPFNEHWERAHALCHPCRLRYDVVGKFETLAEDAAFVLDLVGAPGLRFPAPPPRAKAAAARDLAERLFRDISPFYQRRLYDLYRMDFLLFNYSAPSYLRLH from the exons CATTTGAAAACAGCCTGggctctggctggctcagtgggaagaggaGGAGTCCCCTGCAGATACTATATGATGTGGACCAG GGCCCGCGCTCGGCCATGGCCGAGGTGCACCGGCAGCGGCGCGACCTGCTGCGGCGCGCCTGCAGCCGCCACACACGGCGGCAGCGCCTGCTGGGGCCCGAGGACCTGCGGCACGTGCTGGTGGACGACGCGCACGGCCTGCTCTACTGCTACGTGCCCAAGGTGGCCTGCACCAACTGGAAGCGCGTGCTGCTGGCGCTGAGCGGCCGCGCCCGCGGCGACCCGCGCGCCATCCCCGCGCACGAGGCGCACGCGCCGGGCCGCCTGCCCTCGCTGGCCGACTTCAGCCCGGCCGAGATCAACCGGCGCCTGCGCGCCTACCTGGCCTTCCTCTTCGTGCGCGAGCCCTTCGAGCGCCTGGCGTCGGCCTACCGCAACAAGCTGGCGCGGCCCTACAGCGCCGCCTTCCAGCGGCGCTACGGCACGCGCATCGTGCGGCGCCTGCGGCCGCGCGCGCACCCGGACGCGCTGGCCCGCGGCCACGACGTGCGCTTCGCCGAGTTCCTGGCCTACCTGCTGGACCCGCGCACGCGCCGCGAGGAGCCCTTCAACGAGCACTGGGAGCGCGCGCACGCGCTCTGCCACCCGTGCCGCCTGCGCTACGACGTGGTGGGCAAGTTCGAGACGCTGGCGGAGGACGCGGCCTTCGTGCTCGACCTGGTGGGCGCGCCGGGCCTGCGCTTCCCCGCGCCGCCGCCCCGGGCCAAGGCGGCCGCCGCGCGCGACCTCGCCGAGCGCCTCTTCCGGGACATCAGCCCCTTCTACCAGCGGCGTCTCTACGACCTCTACAGGATGGATTTTCTGCTCTTCAACTACTCTGCTCCCTCCTACCTGCGGCTGCACTAG